A region of Thermobifida halotolerans DNA encodes the following proteins:
- a CDS encoding AI-2E family transporter, with product MDGARGNRDRGRREEEIGVRWNWPNGWPFGRTARSGRRPEREVRVVVEEPPPPPPEMEDDLLRKVSDTAWRLLVIGVVVALILWAATYIQVVVIPVILAVFVTALLMPPTVWLRRRGMGRGLSTTITVLGGLVFFGGVITLIVMPAVAGFEGIVASVNQSIPTLQEAAAYLGLDDQFISDWVARAQEWIQRNSSQLISGAWSGAVVVGEVLVGFLLVIVLTVYFVHSGDQLAKWVRELFPRPTRNALQVSGDVTYGVMGRYVRGVALVGLIDAIGIGAVLFGVFWPDDLSLVMPLVVLTFVGAFLPVIGAFLAGLISVLVALVVKGWIAALIVLAGTIAVQQLESNIFAPRIYGRSLELPSPVVLLAISVGSIIGGITGAFLATPIAAVLAALLRNRPFTAPGAEPRGRGDEKEAGEPQRSPVGAAAQSQPTAPVKGREEESGRSGGGMEPRRSGAAGGGE from the coding sequence ATGGACGGGGCGCGCGGGAACCGGGACCGCGGCCGTCGGGAAGAGGAGATCGGGGTGCGCTGGAACTGGCCGAACGGATGGCCCTTCGGGAGGACCGCCAGGAGCGGGAGGCGGCCCGAACGGGAGGTCCGCGTGGTGGTGGAGGAGCCCCCGCCGCCACCGCCCGAGATGGAGGACGACCTGCTGCGCAAGGTCAGCGACACCGCCTGGCGGCTGCTCGTCATCGGAGTGGTGGTCGCGCTGATCCTGTGGGCCGCCACCTACATCCAGGTGGTGGTCATCCCCGTCATCCTCGCGGTCTTCGTGACCGCGCTGCTGATGCCGCCCACCGTGTGGCTGCGCAGGCGGGGGATGGGGCGCGGGCTGTCCACGACCATCACCGTGCTGGGCGGGCTCGTGTTCTTCGGCGGGGTCATCACCCTCATCGTGATGCCGGCGGTCGCGGGGTTCGAAGGCATCGTCGCCAGCGTCAACCAGTCGATCCCCACGCTCCAGGAGGCCGCGGCCTACCTGGGACTGGACGACCAGTTCATCAGCGACTGGGTTGCCAGGGCCCAGGAGTGGATCCAGCGCAACAGCAGCCAGCTGATCAGCGGAGCCTGGTCGGGCGCGGTGGTGGTCGGCGAGGTGCTGGTCGGCTTCCTCCTGGTGATCGTGCTGACCGTGTACTTCGTCCACTCGGGCGACCAGCTGGCGAAGTGGGTGCGCGAGCTGTTTCCCAGGCCCACCCGCAACGCCCTCCAGGTCAGCGGGGACGTCACCTACGGCGTCATGGGTCGCTACGTGCGCGGCGTCGCGCTTGTCGGCCTCATCGACGCGATCGGCATCGGCGCGGTCCTGTTCGGCGTCTTCTGGCCCGACGACCTCTCCCTGGTCATGCCCCTGGTCGTCCTGACCTTCGTCGGCGCCTTCCTCCCGGTCATCGGCGCCTTCCTCGCCGGACTGATCTCGGTGCTGGTGGCGCTGGTGGTCAAGGGGTGGATCGCCGCGCTGATCGTCCTGGCGGGCACCATCGCCGTGCAGCAGCTGGAGAGCAACATCTTCGCGCCCCGGATCTACGGACGCTCCCTGGAACTGCCCTCGCCGGTGGTCCTGCTGGCCATCTCCGTGGGCTCCATCATCGGCGGCATCACCGGGGCCTTCCTGGCCACGCCGATCGCCGCGGTGCTGGCGGCGCTGCTGCGCAACCGGCCGTTCACCGCCCCCGGGGCCGAGCCCCGGGGGCGCGGGGACGAGAAGGAGGCGGGCGAGCCGCAGCGGTCGCCGGTCGGAGCGGCCGCGCAGTCCCAGCCCACCGCGCCGGTCAAGGGGCGGGAGGAGGAGTCCGGCCGCAGCGGGGGCGGTATGGAACCGCGGCGCAGCGGCGCCGCCGGCGGCGGGGAATAA
- a CDS encoding YccF domain-containing protein produces MALLRLVLNVVWLFVAGFWLAVGYALAGVICYILVVTIPFGVASFRMANYALWPFGRELVRRPGAGGGSTAGNVIWIVVAGWWLVLEHIVTAIGLAVTIIGIPMAWASLKMIPVALAPFGNEIVPSGSRRSPWGI; encoded by the coding sequence GTGGCTCTGCTGCGTCTTGTCCTCAATGTCGTCTGGCTGTTCGTCGCGGGCTTCTGGCTGGCCGTCGGCTACGCCCTCGCCGGGGTGATCTGCTACATCCTGGTCGTGACGATCCCCTTCGGTGTCGCCTCCTTCCGCATGGCCAACTACGCGCTCTGGCCGTTCGGGCGGGAACTCGTGCGCAGGCCCGGCGCGGGCGGCGGCAGCACCGCCGGCAACGTCATCTGGATCGTCGTGGCCGGATGGTGGCTGGTCCTCGAACACATCGTCACCGCGATCGGGCTGGCGGTCACCATCATCGGCATCCCCATGGCCTGGGCCTCCCTCAAGATGATCCCGGTCGCGCTGGCGCCGTTCGGCAACGAGATCGTGCCCTCCGGATCACGGCGCAGTCCCTGGGGGATCTGA
- a CDS encoding WhiB family transcriptional regulator, which yields MSQVRRQAALRPRPSWGWQDAAACRGEDLVLFFGPDGERQPEREIRERKAKEICAHCPVRTECLDYAISRPEKYGTWGGLNEDERASERRRRMRRANAA from the coding sequence ATGTCTCAGGTACGTCGGCAGGCCGCGCTGCGCCCCCGCCCGAGCTGGGGGTGGCAGGATGCCGCCGCGTGCCGGGGCGAGGACCTTGTGCTCTTCTTCGGCCCCGACGGCGAACGCCAGCCGGAGCGGGAGATCCGGGAGCGCAAGGCCAAGGAGATCTGCGCTCACTGCCCTGTCCGTACGGAGTGTCTCGACTACGCGATCTCGCGGCCCGAGAAGTACGGAACCTGGGGTGGACTCAACGAGGACGAGCGCGCGTCCGAGCGCCGGCGCCGGATGCGCCGCGCCAACGCAGCCTGA
- a CDS encoding phosphoribosyltransferase family protein, with protein sequence MSPLPVSLPFPDRTVAGHRLAERLRTVAGTAPVVIALPRGGVVVGAELARRLHAPLDVAVVARIGLPEYPGVELGAVTEDGHVCYDDAALARLRLSRNRLSDVVAEARSGTERRRRAYRGSRTMPRLAGRDVVVVDDGAATGGTARAALRMVRRQRPARVVLGLPVASDTAMENLRAEADHIVALAVPDHFHSLERWYRDFGELDDGQVSALLAEHRDLGEAGDSRHRARVPVGGAELDGDLVVPSVVRGTVVLASGHGRLTPHNQAIGTVLRAAGYATLLLDLLTPVETGAERAEAAPGVLGERLAAGVRWLRRTPTVADAPVGLLGTGKAAPGVLDAAARLPDDVSAVVTHGGRVDLAEDALSRVRAPTLVLVQGADSFVRELAEWTVGRLSVPTDLEVVAGAEQLLHQPEEWRRVGVRAAEWFDRHL encoded by the coding sequence GTGAGTCCGCTACCCGTATCGTTGCCGTTTCCCGACCGGACCGTGGCCGGGCACCGGCTCGCCGAACGTCTGCGTACCGTGGCGGGAACCGCTCCCGTCGTCATCGCGCTGCCCAGGGGCGGGGTGGTGGTCGGCGCGGAGTTGGCCCGCCGCCTGCACGCCCCGCTCGACGTGGCGGTGGTCGCCCGGATCGGGCTGCCCGAGTACCCCGGCGTGGAACTGGGCGCGGTCACCGAGGACGGGCACGTCTGCTACGACGACGCCGCGCTGGCCCGCCTCCGACTCTCCCGCAACCGGCTCTCCGACGTGGTGGCCGAGGCGCGCTCCGGAACCGAACGCCGCCGCCGGGCCTACCGGGGGTCGCGCACCATGCCCCGGCTGGCCGGACGCGACGTGGTCGTGGTGGACGACGGAGCGGCCACCGGCGGCACCGCCCGCGCGGCGCTGCGGATGGTGCGCCGCCAACGTCCCGCGCGGGTGGTGCTGGGACTTCCGGTGGCCTCCGACACGGCGATGGAGAACCTGCGCGCCGAGGCCGACCACATCGTGGCGCTCGCCGTGCCGGACCACTTCCACTCCCTGGAGCGGTGGTACCGCGACTTCGGGGAACTGGACGACGGGCAGGTGAGCGCGCTGCTGGCGGAGCACCGGGACCTGGGGGAGGCGGGGGACTCCCGCCACCGGGCGCGTGTCCCCGTGGGCGGCGCCGAGCTCGACGGGGACCTCGTCGTCCCCTCGGTGGTCCGCGGCACGGTGGTCCTGGCCTCGGGACACGGCCGCCTCACCCCCCACAACCAGGCGATCGGGACCGTGCTGCGCGCCGCCGGCTACGCGACGCTCCTGCTCGACCTGCTCACCCCGGTCGAGACGGGGGCGGAGCGGGCGGAGGCGGCGCCCGGGGTCCTGGGGGAGCGGTTGGCGGCCGGGGTGCGCTGGCTGCGCCGCACGCCCACGGTGGCCGACGCCCCGGTCGGACTGCTCGGCACGGGAAAGGCCGCACCGGGGGTGCTGGACGCCGCCGCGCGACTGCCCGACGACGTGTCGGCGGTGGTCACCCACGGGGGGCGCGTCGACCTGGCGGAGGACGCGCTGTCCCGGGTGCGCGCGCCCACGCTGGTCCTCGTGCAGGGCGCCGACTCCTTCGTGCGGGAACTCGCCGAATGGACGGTGGGACGGCTGAGCGTTCCCACGGACCTGGAGGTGGTGGCGGGAGCCGAGCAACTGCTCCACCAGCCCGAGGAGTGGCGCCGCGTCGGTGTCCGCGCGGCCGAGTGGTTCGACCGCCATCTGTGA
- a CDS encoding GNAT family N-acetyltransferase, which translates to MIDVSVLRDKPVLVGERVRLVPLAPEHADALYSSALDPEIRRLTGTHRVPDRAEIEEWCRTRADDPERLDLAIIGRPDGRFYGELSLTDIDSHNESAAYRIALSAIEFTGRGLGQEATRLILRHAFDHVGLHRVWLRVYAFNMRAIAAYRACGFAVEGRLRDALLWEGRRHDALVMSVLAGTAGEPGGPVNGSLPDERGKQPGPGG; encoded by the coding sequence GTGATCGACGTGAGCGTGCTGCGAGACAAACCCGTGCTCGTGGGAGAGCGGGTCCGACTGGTCCCCCTCGCCCCCGAGCACGCCGACGCCCTGTACTCGTCGGCTCTCGACCCCGAGATCCGGCGCCTCACCGGCACGCACCGCGTCCCCGACCGCGCGGAGATCGAGGAGTGGTGCCGCACCCGTGCCGACGACCCCGAGCGGCTCGACCTGGCCATCATCGGCCGTCCCGACGGCCGCTTCTACGGCGAACTGTCCCTGACGGACATCGACTCCCACAACGAGAGCGCCGCCTACCGCATCGCGCTGTCGGCCATCGAGTTCACCGGCCGCGGCCTGGGGCAGGAGGCCACCCGGCTGATCCTGCGCCACGCCTTCGACCACGTGGGCCTGCACCGCGTCTGGCTGCGCGTCTACGCGTTCAACATGCGCGCCATCGCCGCCTACCGCGCCTGCGGCTTCGCCGTCGAGGGCCGCCTGCGCGACGCCCTGCTGTGGGAGGGCCGCCGCCACGACGCGCTGGTGATGTCGGTGCTGGCGGGCACAGCCGGGGAGCCGGGAGGCCCGGTCAACGGTTCTTTACCCGATGAGCGGGGAAAACAGCCGGGGCCGGGGGGTTGA
- a CDS encoding MFS transporter: protein MSDYPPLSVGPGAEARRARRAVVGLFAVNGLTYSSLVPWLPAIKNQLELSNAALGTAIAAMPLGALLTGMLAGPLIAGFGSGRTAAVTGPLAAWTLPVAALAPNWWVLAAALFAAGCADTWCDSAMNAHGLRVQRRYGRSIVNTFHAVWSVAAVAGGLLGSAMIGLGVPMPVHLTGVAVALTAVSAMASRLLLDGPEHAERSDGHGPAGLPRRPTAGALGLVAALGVLLMLAGAVEDAAASWGAVYLRDEIGAATFLVGLPFVACQAMMTLGRTVGDRMTDAFGAVAVARSGLLLSAAGLGAALLLPGTATTVVGFGLCGLGVATLFPLALAAAGEIPGVRSGDGVAAVSWLARLGFLGFPPLVGLVADAASLRVGLAVFPVAALAAAALAWSLRPRS, encoded by the coding sequence TTGTCCGATTATCCGCCGCTTTCCGTCGGGCCGGGCGCCGAGGCGCGGCGGGCACGGCGCGCCGTCGTCGGACTGTTCGCGGTCAACGGCCTCACCTACTCCTCCCTGGTGCCGTGGCTGCCCGCGATCAAGAACCAACTGGAGTTGTCCAACGCCGCCCTGGGCACGGCCATCGCCGCCATGCCGCTGGGCGCGCTGCTGACCGGCATGCTGGCGGGGCCGCTCATCGCCGGGTTCGGCAGCGGGCGGACCGCGGCGGTCACCGGGCCGCTGGCGGCCTGGACGCTGCCGGTGGCGGCGCTGGCGCCGAACTGGTGGGTGCTGGCAGCGGCGCTGTTCGCGGCGGGCTGCGCGGACACCTGGTGCGACTCGGCGATGAACGCGCATGGGCTGCGCGTGCAGCGCCGCTACGGCCGCAGCATCGTCAACACCTTCCACGCGGTGTGGAGCGTCGCGGCGGTCGCGGGCGGACTGCTGGGGTCGGCGATGATCGGACTCGGGGTGCCGATGCCGGTCCACCTGACGGGGGTGGCGGTGGCGCTCACCGCGGTCTCGGCGATGGCGTCGCGGCTGCTGCTGGACGGCCCGGAGCACGCCGAGCGGTCCGACGGCCACGGCCCGGCGGGCCTGCCCCGGCGTCCGACCGCCGGAGCGCTGGGACTGGTGGCCGCGCTCGGTGTGCTGCTGATGCTGGCGGGCGCGGTCGAGGACGCGGCGGCCTCGTGGGGCGCGGTCTACCTGCGCGACGAGATCGGCGCGGCGACCTTCCTCGTCGGCCTGCCGTTCGTGGCCTGCCAGGCGATGATGACGCTGGGCAGGACGGTGGGCGACCGGATGACCGACGCCTTCGGCGCGGTCGCCGTGGCCCGGTCGGGCCTGCTGCTGTCGGCGGCGGGGCTGGGCGCGGCGCTGCTGCTGCCGGGAACGGCGACGACCGTGGTCGGCTTCGGTCTGTGCGGGCTGGGGGTGGCCACCCTGTTCCCGCTGGCGCTGGCCGCGGCGGGCGAGATCCCGGGGGTACGCAGCGGGGACGGCGTGGCCGCGGTGTCCTGGCTGGCGCGGCTGGGGTTCCTGGGCTTCCCGCCCCTGGTGGGCCTGGTCGCCGACGCCGCCTCGCTGCGGGTGGGCCTGGCCGTCTTCCCGGTCGCCGCCCTGGCCGCGGCCGCGCTGGCGTGGAGCCTGCGGCCACGGTCCTGA
- a CDS encoding HNH endonuclease family protein, translating to MPPRKNSRKTLIGTVAAVAVTSLALTGCQGLGDVLGDLEIEGGASPTSQSRSPEDGGADAAEARERLAAIETAEPAPRGDYERDEFGSGWIDTDDNGCSTRNDILARDLDDVELDSDGCRVLSGILDDPYTGKTVEFTFEDPQAVQIDHVVPLSLAWRMGADAWDRDTRVEFANDPGNLLATDGPANREKSDSGPGEWQPHEDFRCSYAVIYIDVLHRYELPASPQDHRGLSDMLDTCG from the coding sequence ATGCCCCCCAGGAAGAACAGCAGGAAGACCCTCATCGGCACCGTGGCGGCCGTCGCGGTGACGAGCCTCGCCCTGACAGGCTGCCAGGGCCTCGGGGACGTACTGGGTGACCTGGAGATCGAGGGCGGCGCCTCTCCGACGTCCCAGTCTCGCTCCCCGGAGGACGGCGGTGCGGACGCGGCCGAGGCCCGGGAACGGCTGGCCGCGATCGAGACCGCCGAACCCGCCCCGCGCGGCGACTACGAGCGCGACGAGTTCGGCAGCGGATGGATCGACACCGACGACAACGGCTGCTCCACCCGCAACGACATCCTCGCCCGCGACCTGGACGACGTGGAACTCGACTCCGACGGCTGCAGGGTCCTCTCCGGCATCCTCGACGACCCCTACACCGGAAAGACCGTCGAGTTCACCTTCGAGGACCCCCAGGCCGTGCAGATCGACCACGTGGTCCCGCTCTCGCTGGCCTGGCGCATGGGCGCCGACGCGTGGGACCGCGACACCCGCGTGGAGTTCGCCAACGACCCCGGCAACCTGCTGGCCACCGACGGCCCGGCCAACCGGGAGAAGAGCGACTCCGGCCCCGGCGAGTGGCAGCCCCACGAGGATTTCCGGTGCTCCTACGCCGTCATCTACATCGACGTGCTGCACCGCTACGAGCTGCCGGCCTCTCCACAGGACCACCGGGGACTGTCCGACATGCTCGACACCTGCGGCTGA
- a CDS encoding YihY/virulence factor BrkB family protein produces MRPKWANWESLREAAEAWPDRHPRSGAAAVLAVRTARSAMRVRIMGLAAESAFFSLLSLPALLLGLIGALSRLTSVLGQQTVLDIRAWMLDLAATVLTAETVNTTVAPMVDDFLGGAHGGVLSLTFLVSLWSGSRAMSVFIEAITIAYGLDGMRGYLSHRLLAFVAYLGALLFALVVLPVIVAGPEVVRALLPVAAAYLHLTYWPLVGLLSLVCIVALYTLSVPVRAPLVRQLPGAVAAVLILLLGTVGLRIYLDASFGQANIYGSLTAPIVILIWLYLMALAVLAGSSLNAEIDAMWPVAATAQARAEIAARRQATADRLVERREEALQRLARGPERTGSVSEAATGEETDGRTPTGTDRAPEAQGAPAPRTLVGSTAATDKPEATAPESGERPHAPQEEQQEDPHRHRGGRRGDEPRPDRLPGPRGRTG; encoded by the coding sequence GTGCGACCGAAATGGGCGAACTGGGAGTCTCTGCGTGAGGCGGCCGAGGCCTGGCCCGACCGCCACCCCCGGTCCGGGGCCGCGGCGGTGCTGGCCGTGCGCACCGCCCGGTCGGCGATGCGGGTCCGCATCATGGGACTGGCCGCCGAGTCGGCGTTCTTCTCCCTGCTCTCCCTGCCCGCCCTGCTCCTCGGCCTGATCGGCGCGCTGAGCCGCCTCACCTCGGTGCTCGGCCAGCAGACGGTCCTGGACATCCGCGCCTGGATGCTGGACCTGGCCGCCACCGTGCTGACCGCCGAGACGGTGAACACCACGGTGGCGCCCATGGTGGACGACTTCCTGGGCGGCGCCCACGGCGGGGTCCTCTCCCTGACCTTCCTGGTGTCGCTGTGGTCGGGATCCCGCGCCATGAGCGTGTTCATCGAGGCCATCACCATCGCCTACGGACTGGACGGCATGCGCGGCTACCTGAGCCACCGGTTGCTCGCCTTCGTCGCCTACCTGGGCGCCCTGCTGTTCGCGCTGGTGGTGCTGCCGGTCATCGTGGCCGGTCCCGAGGTGGTCCGCGCGCTGCTGCCCGTTGCCGCCGCCTACCTGCACCTGACCTACTGGCCGCTGGTGGGCCTGCTCTCCCTGGTCTGCATCGTCGCCCTGTACACGCTGAGTGTCCCGGTGCGCGCCCCGCTGGTGCGCCAGTTGCCGGGAGCGGTCGCGGCGGTGCTGATCCTGCTGCTCGGCACGGTGGGGCTGCGGATCTACCTGGACGCCTCATTCGGACAGGCCAATATCTACGGTTCGCTCACCGCTCCCATCGTCATCCTGATCTGGCTGTACCTGATGGCTCTGGCCGTGCTGGCCGGTTCCTCCCTCAACGCCGAGATCGACGCCATGTGGCCGGTCGCCGCCACGGCCCAGGCCAGGGCCGAGATCGCCGCGCGCCGCCAGGCCACCGCCGACCGCCTGGTCGAGCGCCGGGAGGAGGCCCTGCAGCGCCTGGCGCGCGGACCGGAGCGGACCGGAAGTGTCTCCGAGGCCGCTACGGGGGAGGAAACCGACGGCCGGACGCCGACCGGGACCGACCGCGCCCCCGAGGCACAGGGCGCCCCCGCCCCCCGCACCCTCGTCGGCTCCACGGCCGCGACGGACAAGCCCGAGGCGACCGCACCGGAGTCAGGAGAGCGACCGCATGCCCCCCAGGAAGAACAGCAGGAAGACCCTCATCGGCACCGTGGCGGCCGTCGCGGTGACGAGCCTCGCCCTGACAGGCTGCCAGGGCCTCGGGGACGTACTGGGTGA
- a CDS encoding nitrite/sulfite reductase: MPSASTPTGRPAKKTTRPRRGEGQWALGYREPLNKNEENKKNDDGLNVRQRIIDIYSKAGFDAIDPADLRGRFRWYGLYTQRAPGIDGGKTAVLEPEELDDRYFMLRVRIDGGQLSVAQLRAVAEISTAYGRDTADITDRQNVQLHWVRVEDVPAIWERLESVGLSTTEACGDTPRVVMGCPLAGIAADEVIDTTEQIRRIYDDHIGSPLFSNLPRKFKTAVDGCGVHCTNHEINDVAFVGVVGPDGTPGYDLFVGGGLSTNPMFAQRLGTFVRPDQVSEVWAGVCSVFRDYGYRRLRHRARIKFLVKDWGAQKFREVLEKEYLGYALPDGPEPVLDPGTRRDHVGVHRQKDGRFYVGVAPRVGRVSGTKLARVADIAEAHGSDRIRTTADQKLVILDITEDRVDSIVAALEAEDLLVRPSVFRRQTMACTGIEYCKLAIVETKNRAAALIDELERRLPDFEEPLSINVNGCPNSCARIQVADIGLKGQLVTDGEGRQVEGYQVHLGGGMGLQAGFGRKVRGLKTTAEELPDYVERVVRRFADQKQEGETFAEWVARADEADLK; the protein is encoded by the coding sequence ATGCCTTCCGCATCCACACCGACCGGCCGCCCCGCCAAGAAGACGACACGCCCGCGCCGAGGTGAGGGCCAGTGGGCTCTCGGCTACCGCGAACCGCTCAACAAGAACGAGGAGAACAAGAAGAACGACGACGGGCTGAACGTCCGGCAGCGCATCATCGACATCTACTCCAAGGCCGGGTTCGACGCGATCGACCCCGCCGACCTGCGCGGACGTTTCCGCTGGTACGGGCTGTACACCCAGCGTGCCCCGGGCATCGACGGCGGCAAGACCGCGGTGCTGGAGCCCGAGGAGCTCGACGACCGGTACTTCATGCTGCGGGTACGCATCGACGGCGGCCAGCTCAGCGTCGCCCAACTGCGGGCCGTCGCGGAGATCTCCACCGCCTACGGGCGCGACACCGCCGACATCACCGACCGGCAGAACGTGCAGCTTCACTGGGTGCGGGTGGAGGACGTGCCCGCCATCTGGGAACGCCTGGAGAGCGTGGGCCTGTCGACCACGGAGGCCTGCGGCGACACCCCGCGCGTCGTCATGGGCTGTCCGCTGGCGGGGATCGCCGCGGACGAGGTCATCGACACCACCGAGCAGATCCGCCGGATCTACGACGACCACATCGGCAGTCCGCTCTTCTCCAACCTGCCGCGCAAGTTCAAGACCGCCGTCGACGGCTGCGGCGTGCACTGCACCAACCACGAGATCAACGACGTCGCCTTCGTCGGCGTCGTCGGCCCCGACGGCACGCCCGGCTACGACCTGTTCGTCGGCGGCGGACTGTCCACCAACCCGATGTTCGCCCAGCGGCTGGGCACCTTCGTCCGCCCCGACCAGGTCAGCGAGGTCTGGGCGGGCGTCTGCTCGGTCTTCCGCGACTACGGCTACCGCCGCCTGCGCCACCGCGCCCGGATCAAGTTCCTCGTCAAGGACTGGGGCGCGCAGAAGTTCCGCGAGGTGCTGGAGAAGGAGTACCTCGGCTACGCGCTGCCCGACGGCCCCGAGCCGGTCCTCGACCCGGGCACCCGGCGCGACCACGTGGGCGTGCACCGCCAGAAGGACGGCCGGTTCTACGTGGGCGTCGCCCCCAGGGTGGGCCGGGTCAGCGGCACCAAACTGGCCCGCGTCGCCGACATCGCCGAGGCGCACGGCTCCGACCGCATCCGCACCACCGCCGACCAGAAGCTGGTGATCCTGGACATCACCGAGGACCGGGTGGACTCGATCGTGGCCGCCCTGGAGGCCGAGGACCTGCTGGTGCGGCCCAGCGTCTTCCGCCGCCAGACCATGGCCTGCACCGGCATCGAGTACTGCAAGCTCGCCATCGTCGAGACCAAGAACCGCGCCGCCGCGCTGATCGACGAACTGGAGCGCCGCCTGCCCGACTTCGAGGAGCCGCTGAGCATCAACGTCAACGGCTGCCCGAACTCCTGCGCCCGCATCCAGGTCGCCGACATCGGTCTCAAGGGCCAGTTGGTCACCGACGGCGAGGGCCGGCAGGTGGAGGGCTACCAGGTGCACCTGGGCGGCGGGATGGGCCTGCAGGCCGGATTCGGCCGCAAGGTCCGCGGTCTGAAGACCACCGCCGAGGAGCTGCCCGACTACGTCGAGCGGGTGGTGCGGCGCTTCGCCGACCAGAAGCAGGAGGGCGAGACCTTCGCCGAGTGGGTGGCGCGCGCCGACGAGGCGGACCTGAAGTGA
- a CDS encoding phosphoadenylyl-sulfate reductase yields MNVMVDGAAFAAEAAAELEEADSTEIIRWAADTFGDKLCMTASMADALMVDLVSRVVPGIDVIFLDTGYHFPETLGTRDAVAQIYPINLINVEPTRTVAEQDRDLGPRLYGRDPNLCCHLRKVEPLQRALGPYDAWLTGLRRDESATRRNVGVVQWDARKKKVKVNPIARWTQDDVDAYVAEHGVLINPLQYDGYPSIGCAPCTQRVEEGADPRSGRWAGTGKTECGLHV; encoded by the coding sequence ATGAACGTCATGGTCGACGGCGCGGCGTTCGCCGCCGAGGCAGCCGCGGAACTGGAGGAGGCCGACTCCACCGAGATCATCCGGTGGGCCGCCGACACCTTCGGCGACAAGCTGTGCATGACCGCGTCGATGGCCGACGCCCTCATGGTGGACCTGGTCTCCAGGGTGGTGCCGGGCATCGACGTGATCTTCCTGGACACCGGCTACCACTTCCCCGAGACGCTGGGCACCCGCGACGCCGTCGCGCAGATCTACCCGATCAACCTGATCAACGTGGAGCCGACGCGCACGGTGGCCGAACAGGACCGCGACCTGGGTCCCCGGCTGTACGGACGCGACCCCAACCTCTGCTGCCACCTGCGCAAGGTGGAGCCGTTGCAGCGGGCGCTGGGACCGTACGACGCGTGGCTGACCGGACTGCGCCGTGACGAGTCGGCGACCCGCCGCAACGTGGGCGTGGTGCAGTGGGACGCCCGCAAGAAGAAGGTCAAGGTCAACCCGATCGCCCGGTGGACGCAGGACGACGTGGACGCCTACGTCGCCGAGCACGGGGTGCTGATCAACCCGCTGCAGTACGACGGCTACCCCTCCATCGGGTGCGCGCCGTGCACCCAGCGCGTCGAGGAGGGCGCCGATCCGCGCAGCGGACGCTGGGCGGGAACCGGGAAGACCGAATGCGGCCTGCACGTCTGA
- a CDS encoding sirohydrochlorin chelatase: protein MRPARLSTGGRGNARGRVPLVAVAHGSADPRSAATVEALFARVRRLRPWLDVRVSYLDHVFPDPHTTVAGLAAEGAGEVVVLPTLLTAAYHSKVDLPGVLAGVRADCPWLRVRYADTLGPHPLLLDAVERRLAEAGAVAGPDTALVLASAGSSDARANAVIEEAARELAGRGPWREVRAAFASAASPTPDEAVRELRAAGAERVAVASYLLAAGFFADRVRSRTLEAGACAVSAALGDRPELAEVILHRYDAALRAEHVAQTPR from the coding sequence ATGCGGCCTGCACGTCTGAGCACCGGCGGTCGGGGGAACGCGCGGGGGCGCGTTCCCCTGGTCGCCGTGGCGCACGGCAGCGCCGATCCGCGTTCGGCGGCCACCGTCGAGGCGCTGTTCGCGCGGGTGCGGCGGCTGCGGCCGTGGCTGGACGTGCGGGTGAGCTACCTCGACCACGTCTTTCCCGACCCGCACACGACCGTGGCCGGACTCGCCGCCGAGGGGGCGGGCGAGGTCGTGGTGCTGCCGACGCTGCTGACGGCCGCCTACCACAGCAAGGTCGACCTGCCCGGGGTCCTGGCGGGGGTGCGCGCCGACTGCCCGTGGCTGCGGGTGCGCTACGCCGACACGCTCGGCCCGCACCCGCTGCTGCTGGACGCGGTGGAGCGCCGTCTGGCCGAGGCCGGGGCCGTGGCCGGTCCCGACACCGCCCTGGTGCTGGCGTCGGCCGGGTCCAGCGACGCGCGGGCCAACGCGGTGATCGAGGAGGCGGCGCGGGAACTGGCCGGACGCGGGCCGTGGCGCGAGGTGCGCGCCGCGTTCGCGTCGGCGGCCTCCCCCACACCGGACGAGGCGGTGCGCGAGCTGCGCGCGGCCGGTGCCGAGCGGGTGGCGGTGGCCAGCTACCTGCTGGCGGCGGGCTTCTTCGCCGACCGGGTGCGCTCCCGCACGCTGGAGGCGGGCGCGTGCGCGGTCTCGGCCGCTCTGGGCGACCGCCCGGAACTGGCCGAGGTGATCCTGCACCGCTACGACGCGGCGCTGCGTGCGGAGCACGTCGCGCAGACCCCCCGCTGA